One Kazachstania africana CBS 2517 chromosome 9, complete genome genomic region harbors:
- the KAFR0I02970 gene encoding uncharacterized protein: MIFFNINSFLTLIASMCLLTYATASVVDNSTTLLNDTDEAAAQYFSPAPGNPYLTADDLYRPYITFQLLSQLYDNHPTKDISLMTPNNETGIVAIRNIDVTNYSELYEEGSDEVYSYIDMELFSELNALFTGTNISNMTFENFEKRYYREMAVDSYKKAKSYIVSTIDKGSDSSFWLSAISLADSLSTIVSNIYGFVTDGSSNKKHSSTQICGSYSNTVKVDGKEVDYIVYKYSKNGHGCNFAKGTDLEVVLIEAIDTKFPRGTTSACVTLYHDGSTVAYAKFIRHNSKIAFNDVACEAISGWGAPGSVAGTVSA; encoded by the coding sequence atgatttttttcaatatcaattccTTTTTAACCTTGATCGCTTCAATGTGCCTTCTAACCTATGCTACAGCATCTGTTGTGGATAATAGCACAACACTATTAAACGATACCGATGAGGCAGCCGCACAATACTTCTCACCAGCTCCCGGAAACCCTTACCTCACTGCTGATGACTTATACAGGCCCTATATCACTTTTCAGTTATTAAGTCAATTGTATGACAATCATCCAACAAAAGACATATCTTTAATGACTCCAAACAATGAAACAGGCATTGTAGCTATTCGTAACATTGACGTCACAAATTATTCCGAATTATACGAGGAAGGGTCTGACGAGGTGTACAGTTACATTGATATGGAACTTTTTAGTGAGTTGAATGCTCTGTTCACGGGTACAAATATTTCTAATATGactttcgaaaattttgagaaaagaTATTACAGGGAAATGGCTGTTGATTCTTATAAGAAGGCTAAGTCTTATATAGTCAGCACCATCGACAAAGGAAGTGATTCTAGTTTTTGGCTGTCTGCTATTTCTTTAGCTGATAGCCTTTCGACCATTGTAAGTAATATTTACGGCTTTGTGACCGATGGTTCGTCAAATAAAAAGCACTCTTCAACTCAAATATGTGGCTCCTATTCTAACACCGTTAAAGTTGATGGCAAAGAAGTTGATTACATAGTTTACAAgtattcaaaaaatggtcATGGTTGTAACTTTGCAAAAGGTACTGACTTGGAAGTTGTTTTGATAGAAGCTATTGATACCAAGTTTCCAAGAGGTACAACATCAGCGTGTGTCACTTTATACCATGATGGATCTACAGTTGCTTATGCCAAATTCATTAGACATAATAGTAAAATAGCTTTCAATGACGTTGCTTGCGAAGCTATTTCCGGTTGGGGTGCACCAGGCTCTGTAGCTGGTACTGTATCTGCCTAA
- the KAFR0I02960 gene encoding uncharacterized protein has product MKLLCSPLKHTGVNLLLTLLIIMNFLGDVSATYRHISLFHDTKEASINYFSLAPDNPFDPSNELYRLYIIYILLNNLFVDYPIAARSAADQNKNTNIMAICTIAKNRAHLLDFDFDVNVTDAYLDRDLFDHLSTVFGGSVAINGTLPPINEYEVSSLYDWFMKQRVFIMHVADNDKQSNSPLSKVSTADMTSSIAMSISNIWSGDYESLSALDGSLGGYLMVEEERINYVIYRYSKNKRELGSFSAFNAEAIEINRLLIEALHTKIPNNTIGSCLSFFHNGPSAVYIKFLEAESDLTFDDIPCEGMMGWGA; this is encoded by the coding sequence atgaagcTGCTCTGCAGTCCACTGAAACATACTGGTGTTAATTTACTTCTAACCCTTCTTAttataatgaattttttgggCGATGTCTCTGCCACATATAGGCATATATCTTTGTTTCATGATACCAAGGAAGCCTCCATCAATTACTTTTCCTTAGCTCCTGATAACCCCTTTGATCCTTCGAATGAACTTTATAGACTCTACATTATCTATATTTTGctgaataatttatttgttgATTATCCAATCGCAGCTCGTTCTGCCGCCGATCAAAACAAGAATACAAATATTATGGCAATATGTACTATTGCTAAAAATAGGGCTCACcttcttgattttgattttgatgttAATGTGACAGATGCTTATTTAGATCGTGATCTTTTTGATCATTTAAGTACGGTGTTCGGTGGATCTGTGGCTATCAATGGTACCCTTCCGCCAATCAATGAGTATGAAGTTTCAAGTTTATATGACTGGTTCATGAAGCAAAGGGTGTTCATAATGCATGTTGCTGACAACGACAAACAATCGAACTCTCCATTATCCAAAGTATCAACGGCAGACATGACATCGTCTATTGCTATGTCTATCAGCAATATTTGGTCTGGTGACTATGAGTCACTATCTGCTCTAGATGGTAGTCTTGGAGGTTACCTAATGGTGGAGGAAGAGAGAATCAATTATGTAATTTATAGGTATTCGAAGAATAAAAGAGAACTGGGTTCGTTTTCCGCTTTCAATGCAGAGGCTATTGAAATAAACAGGCTTCTTATCGAAGCTCTCCATACAAAAATCCCAAACAATACAATAGGTTCATGTCTTTCATTCTTTCATAATGGACCTTCAGCTGTttatattaaatttcttgagGCTGAAAGTGACCTGACTTTTGATGATATACCTTGTGAGGGTATGATGGGATGGGGTGCCTAG